In Archangium violaceum, the following are encoded in one genomic region:
- a CDS encoding AAA family ATPase, translated as MNFPSRLHALAAFLPGALLRALLADASRPHEGARLEQQGAVLFADLTGFTALAEAMNGAGPSGAERLRGILDAFFSRLIDTLTAHGGDVLRFAGDAVVALWPAESPEDLPRAVRLAAGCAQAAQALIAGLEPVDGVRLRLKVGIGAGPVQLSDVGGEKGRWDFLVSGEPLLEMARAEHAAQPGEILLGPQAWRLLGEAQGTPRGAAGWRLLEMKPVPLPQVRPPEPVPELEPALRAYLPLVVARRLEAGHGQWLSEFRTATVLFINLGAADFAAGKRHEELQRALRTIQSVLFRYEGSANQVVVDDKGVVMVAAFGLPPLSHEDDAARAVQTALEVRTALREQGVPHRLGLATGRVFCGTTGGAKRREYVMVGHTVNLAARLMQAAVDDILCDATTLRLASTRLRFETLEPLKVKGITHPVPVFRPARGAEGTGASARDTRVVGRQEERSRLASVVRALAERGVGGSVLLEGEAGLGKSVLVSELLERAHAAGVSCVLGAGTAVERSSAYHAWRPILSRLLGLDTLPDEAARTARLLELLRARPEQEAWAPLLNGVLPVEVPENEVVRNMTASLRGANTRELLVQLLDGGVRERPRLVVLDDAHWMDSSSWELALAVLRRVKRLLLVLSTRPPGEAALPEYRQLREAPGTLYLPLERMPHEDVLTLVRQRLGVRQLPPQVASLIRDRAEGHPFFSEELACALRDAGYLTIERGECRLVERSVERMALEMPGTIQGLLTSRIDRLTPQQQLTLKVASVLGRAFPVELLRAVHPVEKDRATLPEQLAELERLGLMRPEDSPAGPVYAFKHVLIQEAAYQLMAFSQRRELHRAVALLHEPELEERGEELLPLLAHHWRLAEEHQRALELLERASEAASSRGAHHETIAFLTQALELTTSGAAPVDELRHARWSARLGSAYHSLGETERSRTHCDSALQLLRKKRPISRAGWGGRLSWELLRHLTRMALGRWLPAPRASTERERLKLTASIFSILTEQAFYADRLLEYFTSCLAAINLAEATRDFTPAALAYNALGYTAGLGRMHGLSNRYFRRATSARSPITDVVQGSYHLTFGRWDEGMAQVEQGIGAARVINDRLTVCTGLEVLGMGLEMAREPGAAQYVRESMLRVAQEASNVVNAMWALTEMAPTLLQLDRLDEAVERLREAEVLVPRADPLTVLRYHCNAALVSQRTGEHGRVLAHAREALRMLRKRPLVVWSDLTSLSALVQACMELWEEARTAGEALATEPRALAIESLQVLRKASRLYPVALSRTTRLEGTRAWLEGRSERARGLWQRAIEHARTWRMPTDEGLAFAELARCATEPGLRASHAAQARQVFERLGATGSLRALDSWERPSSSRPETVPESSAL; from the coding sequence ATGAATTTCCCTTCGAGGCTGCACGCACTGGCGGCTTTCCTGCCCGGCGCGCTGCTGCGGGCGCTCCTGGCGGATGCGTCGCGCCCGCACGAGGGAGCCCGTCTCGAGCAGCAGGGCGCGGTGCTCTTCGCCGACCTGACGGGCTTCACCGCCCTGGCCGAGGCGATGAATGGCGCGGGCCCCTCCGGCGCCGAGCGTCTGCGCGGCATCCTCGACGCGTTCTTCTCGCGGCTCATCGACACGCTCACCGCGCACGGAGGGGACGTGCTGCGCTTCGCGGGGGACGCGGTGGTGGCGCTGTGGCCGGCGGAGTCCCCCGAGGATCTGCCACGCGCGGTGCGGCTGGCGGCCGGGTGCGCACAGGCGGCCCAGGCCCTCATCGCGGGGCTGGAGCCGGTGGACGGGGTGCGGCTGCGGTTGAAGGTGGGCATCGGCGCCGGGCCGGTGCAGCTCTCCGACGTGGGAGGCGAGAAGGGACGCTGGGACTTCCTCGTCTCGGGCGAGCCGCTGCTGGAGATGGCCCGGGCGGAGCACGCGGCGCAGCCGGGGGAAATCCTCCTCGGCCCCCAGGCCTGGCGGCTGCTGGGAGAGGCCCAGGGCACGCCCCGGGGCGCGGCCGGCTGGCGGCTGCTGGAGATGAAGCCGGTGCCCCTGCCGCAGGTGCGCCCCCCCGAGCCGGTGCCGGAGCTGGAGCCGGCGCTGCGCGCGTACCTGCCGCTGGTGGTGGCGCGCCGGCTGGAGGCCGGACACGGCCAGTGGCTGTCCGAGTTCCGTACCGCCACGGTGCTGTTCATCAACCTGGGCGCCGCGGACTTCGCCGCCGGCAAGCGCCACGAGGAGCTGCAGCGCGCGCTGCGCACGATTCAATCCGTCCTCTTCCGCTACGAGGGAAGCGCCAACCAGGTGGTGGTGGACGACAAGGGCGTGGTGATGGTGGCGGCCTTCGGGCTGCCGCCGCTGTCGCACGAGGACGACGCGGCGCGGGCGGTGCAGACGGCGCTCGAGGTGCGCACGGCGCTGCGGGAGCAGGGAGTGCCCCACCGGCTGGGGCTGGCCACCGGGCGCGTCTTCTGTGGCACCACCGGCGGAGCCAAGCGGCGCGAGTACGTGATGGTGGGCCACACGGTGAACCTCGCCGCGCGGCTGATGCAGGCCGCGGTGGACGACATCCTCTGCGACGCCACCACGCTGCGCCTGGCCTCGACGCGGCTGCGCTTCGAGACGCTCGAGCCCCTGAAGGTGAAGGGGATTACCCACCCGGTGCCGGTGTTCCGCCCCGCGCGGGGCGCCGAGGGCACGGGAGCGTCCGCCCGGGACACGCGGGTGGTGGGCCGCCAGGAGGAGCGCTCCCGGCTGGCCTCGGTGGTGCGGGCCCTGGCGGAGCGGGGCGTGGGTGGCAGCGTGTTGCTCGAGGGCGAGGCGGGCCTCGGCAAGTCCGTGCTGGTGAGCGAGCTGCTGGAGCGGGCGCACGCCGCCGGAGTCTCCTGCGTGCTGGGAGCGGGCACCGCGGTGGAGCGCTCGTCGGCCTACCACGCGTGGCGCCCCATCCTCTCGCGCCTGCTGGGGCTGGACACCCTGCCGGACGAGGCCGCCCGCACCGCGCGCCTGCTGGAGCTGCTGCGCGCCCGGCCCGAGCAGGAGGCCTGGGCGCCCCTGCTCAACGGCGTGCTGCCGGTGGAGGTGCCGGAGAACGAGGTGGTGCGGAACATGACGGCCTCGCTGCGTGGCGCCAACACGCGCGAGCTGCTCGTGCAGCTGCTCGACGGAGGTGTCCGGGAGCGCCCGCGCCTGGTGGTGCTGGACGACGCGCACTGGATGGACTCCTCCTCGTGGGAGCTGGCGCTGGCCGTGCTTCGGCGGGTGAAGCGGCTGTTGCTGGTGCTCTCCACGCGCCCCCCCGGCGAGGCCGCCCTCCCCGAGTACCGCCAGCTGCGCGAGGCCCCCGGCACCCTGTACCTGCCCCTGGAGCGCATGCCGCACGAGGACGTGCTGACGCTGGTGCGCCAGCGGCTGGGCGTGCGCCAGTTGCCTCCCCAGGTGGCCTCCCTCATCCGGGACCGGGCCGAGGGCCACCCCTTCTTCAGCGAGGAGCTGGCGTGCGCCCTGCGGGACGCGGGCTACCTCACCATCGAGCGCGGCGAGTGCCGGCTGGTGGAGCGCTCCGTGGAGCGCATGGCGCTGGAGATGCCCGGCACCATCCAGGGCCTGCTCACCAGCCGCATCGACCGGCTCACGCCCCAGCAACAGCTCACCCTGAAGGTGGCCAGCGTGCTCGGCCGTGCCTTCCCCGTCGAGCTGCTGCGGGCCGTGCACCCGGTGGAGAAGGACCGCGCCACGCTGCCGGAGCAGCTCGCCGAGCTGGAGCGGCTGGGACTCATGCGGCCGGAGGACTCGCCCGCGGGCCCCGTGTATGCCTTCAAGCACGTGCTCATCCAGGAGGCCGCCTACCAGCTGATGGCCTTCTCCCAGCGCCGGGAGCTGCACCGCGCGGTGGCGCTGCTCCACGAGCCCGAGCTGGAGGAGCGCGGCGAGGAGCTGCTGCCCCTGCTGGCGCACCACTGGCGGCTGGCGGAGGAGCACCAACGGGCGCTGGAGCTGCTGGAGCGGGCCTCGGAGGCCGCCTCCTCGCGCGGGGCCCACCACGAGACCATCGCCTTCCTCACCCAGGCCCTGGAGCTCACCACCAGCGGCGCCGCGCCGGTGGACGAGCTGCGCCATGCCCGCTGGAGCGCGCGGCTGGGCAGTGCGTACCACTCCCTGGGCGAGACGGAGCGCAGCCGGACCCACTGCGACAGCGCCCTGCAACTGCTGCGCAAGAAGCGTCCCATCTCCCGGGCGGGCTGGGGCGGCCGGCTGTCGTGGGAGCTGCTGCGGCACCTGACGCGCATGGCCCTGGGACGCTGGCTGCCGGCACCTCGCGCGTCCACGGAGCGCGAGCGGCTCAAGCTCACCGCGAGCATCTTCAGCATCCTCACCGAGCAGGCCTTCTACGCGGACCGGCTGCTGGAGTACTTCACCTCCTGCCTGGCCGCCATCAACCTGGCGGAGGCCACGCGCGACTTCACCCCCGCCGCCCTCGCCTACAACGCGCTGGGTTACACGGCCGGTCTGGGCCGGATGCACGGGCTGTCCAACCGCTACTTCCGCCGCGCCACCTCCGCGCGCTCCCCCATCACCGACGTCGTCCAGGGCTCCTACCACCTGACGTTCGGCCGCTGGGACGAGGGCATGGCGCAGGTGGAGCAGGGCATCGGCGCGGCCCGCGTCATCAATGACCGGCTCACCGTGTGCACCGGCCTGGAGGTGCTGGGCATGGGGCTGGAGATGGCGCGCGAGCCGGGCGCCGCCCAGTACGTGCGCGAGTCCATGCTGCGGGTGGCCCAGGAGGCCTCCAACGTCGTCAACGCCATGTGGGCCCTCACGGAGATGGCGCCCACGCTGCTGCAGCTCGACCGGCTGGACGAGGCGGTGGAGCGGCTGCGCGAGGCGGAGGTGCTGGTGCCCCGGGCGGACCCGCTCACCGTGCTGCGCTACCACTGCAACGCGGCGCTCGTCTCCCAGCGCACGGGCGAGCACGGCCGCGTCCTGGCCCACGCGCGCGAGGCCCTGCGCATGCTGCGCAAGCGCCCCCTGGTGGTGTGGTCCGACCTCACCTCCCTGAGCGCGCTGGTGCAGGCGTGCATGGAGCTGTGGGAGGAGGCGCGCACCGCCGGAGAGGCCCTGGCCACCGAGCCCAGGGCCCTGGCCATCGAGTCCCTCCAGGTGCTGCGCAAGGCGAGCAGGCTCTACCCGGTCGCCCTCAGCCGCACCACCCGCCTGGAGGG
- a CDS encoding TetR/AcrR family transcriptional regulator has protein sequence MTEADEARARILEKAEQTFLTHGYSRVTMDDIATELRMSKKTLYRHFSSKEQLGAAALEASMSRFGEKLEALLADERLDFGERLEHFARALAGRYASAATVLRDLQRDAPALWQRLLELRRESVQARFGAFLASGVQAGAIRSDVEPRLVLRMVITLVDQLMRPDVLAELELSAEQVFPSMLGVILDGIRTGRETGKTRLPARSPARPGR, from the coding sequence GTGACGGAAGCGGACGAGGCGCGCGCGCGCATCCTGGAGAAGGCGGAGCAGACCTTCCTCACCCATGGCTACTCGCGGGTGACGATGGACGACATCGCCACCGAGCTGCGGATGAGCAAGAAGACGCTCTACCGCCACTTCTCCAGCAAGGAGCAGCTGGGCGCGGCGGCCCTCGAGGCCAGCATGAGCCGCTTCGGCGAGAAGCTGGAGGCCCTCCTCGCGGACGAGCGGCTGGACTTCGGCGAGCGCCTGGAGCACTTCGCGCGGGCGTTGGCCGGCCGCTACGCGAGCGCCGCCACGGTGCTCCGGGACCTGCAGCGGGACGCGCCCGCCCTGTGGCAGCGGCTGCTGGAGCTGCGACGCGAGTCGGTGCAGGCCCGCTTCGGCGCCTTCCTCGCCTCGGGAGTCCAGGCCGGGGCCATCCGCTCGGACGTGGAGCCCCGGCTGGTGCTCCGCATGGTCATCACCCTGGTGGATCAGCTCATGCGGCCGGACGTCCTGGCCGAGCTGGAGCTGAGCGCCGAGCAGGTCTTCCCCAGCATGCTGGGGGTGATTCTGGACGGCATCCGCACCGGGCGCGAAACGGGAAAAACACGCCTGCCTGCCCGCTCTCCGGCCCGGCCGGGAAGGTAG